The following are encoded together in the Salvia hispanica cultivar TCC Black 2014 chromosome 6, UniMelb_Shisp_WGS_1.0, whole genome shotgun sequence genome:
- the LOC125191931 gene encoding 50S ribosomal protein L24, chloroplastic, translating into MAALQSSFSSLNLGPSSFLGKSVAPSLHLPLVKLTEQPTSIVAKLKRWERKECKPNSLPVLHKMHVKLGDTVKVISGKDKGKVGEVSKIFTHNSSIVIKDINLKTKHVKSKGEDEPGQIIKIEAPIHSSNVMLYSKEKEVVSRVGHKTLDDGKRVRYLIKTGEIIDSAENWKRVAKEKEKATELAAAS; encoded by the exons ATGGCTGCTCTTCAGAGCTCATTTAGCTCGCTCAATCTCGGCCCCAGTTCCTTCCTCGGAAAAAGCGTCGCTCCCTCCCTTCACCTGCCCCTT GTTAAGTTAACAGAGCAGCCGACTTCAATTGTCGCCAAG CTTAAACGATGGGAGAGGAAAGAGTGCAAACCAAACAGTTTACCGGTGCTACATAAAATGCACGTTAAACTCGGAGATACTGTAAAAGTCATTTCTGGAAAGGACAAAGGTAAAGTCGGCGAGGTTAGCAAAATTTTCACGCATAATAGCAGCATTGTGATTAAAGATATTAACTTGAAGACAAAGCATGTTAAGAGCAAGGGAGAGGATGAACCTGGGCAGATAATCAAG ATTGAAGCCCCTATTCACAGCTCAAATGTTATGCTTTATTCGAAAGAGAAGGAGGTGGTGAGCAGGGTTGGTCATAAAACCTTGGATGATGGTAAACGTGTTCGTTACCTAATAAAGACTGGAGAAATCATTGACAGTGCGGAGAACTGGAAGAGAGTGgctaaagaaaaagagaaagcaACAGAATTAGCTGCTGCCTCTTAG